In Alistipes ihumii AP11, a genomic segment contains:
- the buk gene encoding butyrate kinase: protein MDRQYVILVVNPGATSTKVSVYDDLRERVSRTIRHSADELKPYACVADQFGFRRDLVLEALREEGVEFASLSAVIGRGGLVKPIESGVYEVNDALRRDLGHAPQGEHASNLGGLIAADIASRIPGARAFIADPVVVDELDDVARVAGHPLFRRVSIFHALNQKATGRRYARENGRAYEDMNLIVAHMGGGISVGAHRRGRVVDVNNALDGDGALSPDRSGSLPAGQLADLCFGGKFSAEEVRRMICGRGGLSAWVGSNSVREIVERMKAGDDDCRRVIEAMAYQVAKQIGAMAAVLEGRVDAVLLTGGIAYSETVCDLIRRRTAFVAPVVVMPGEDEMGALAENALRVLRGEERPKIYE from the coding sequence GTGTCCCGCACGATACGGCACTCGGCCGACGAGCTGAAGCCTTATGCGTGCGTTGCGGACCAGTTCGGCTTTCGGCGCGATCTGGTTCTGGAGGCTCTGCGGGAGGAGGGCGTCGAGTTCGCTTCGCTCTCGGCCGTGATCGGCCGGGGAGGCTTGGTCAAGCCGATCGAGTCGGGAGTCTACGAGGTAAACGACGCGCTGCGGCGCGACTTGGGCCATGCTCCGCAGGGCGAGCATGCCTCGAATCTGGGCGGGTTGATCGCGGCCGATATCGCATCGCGTATTCCCGGAGCGCGGGCATTCATCGCAGACCCGGTCGTCGTCGACGAGCTGGACGACGTGGCGCGCGTGGCCGGCCATCCGCTTTTCCGGCGCGTGTCGATTTTCCATGCGCTGAATCAGAAGGCGACAGGCCGGCGCTATGCACGGGAAAACGGCCGGGCATACGAGGATATGAATCTGATCGTCGCGCACATGGGCGGCGGTATATCGGTCGGCGCTCATCGCCGGGGGCGGGTCGTCGACGTGAACAATGCGCTGGACGGCGACGGCGCACTCTCTCCGGATCGTTCCGGATCGCTTCCCGCCGGACAGTTGGCCGATCTTTGCTTCGGCGGGAAATTTTCGGCCGAAGAGGTGCGCCGAATGATATGCGGTCGGGGAGGATTGTCTGCGTGGGTCGGTTCGAACAGCGTGCGCGAGATCGTCGAGCGGATGAAGGCCGGCGACGACGATTGCCGCCGAGTGATCGAAGCTATGGCCTATCAGGTGGCCAAGCAGATCGGCGCGATGGCTGCCGTGCTCGAAGGCCGGGTCGATGCGGTGCTGCTGACCGGCGGTATCGCTTATAGCGAAACGGTCTGCGATCTGATCCGCCGGCGGACGGCGTTCGTCGCGCCCGTTGTCGTCATGCCGGGCGAGGACGAGATGGGCGCATTGGCCGAGAACGCGCTGCGCGTGCTGCGCGGAGAGGAGCGTCCGAAAATTTATGAATAG